The DNA segment TGCAGGTGAGGGTGCTGCTCTCGGCCCCTGGCGAAATCACCGAAACCGACGTCGACCTGGCAGCTGCCTCCGGCGCGGTGATCGTGGGCTTCAACACCTCCATGGCCTCCGGCGCCAAGAAAGCTGCGGATGCCACCGGCGTTGACGTTCGCGACTACGACGTGATCTACAAGCTTCTGGAAGACATCCAGATGGCGATGGAAGGTCTGCTGGAGCCGGAACTGGTGGAGGAAGCCCTGGGCGAAGCCGAGGTGCGCGCCGTTTTCACCATCGGCAAGAGCGCCGTGGCCGGCTGTTATGTCACCACCGGCAAGCTGCATCGCAACTGCAGGGTGCGGGTGCACCGCGGAAAACAGGTGGTTTACGAGGGCGACCTCGACTCCCTGCGTCGCAACAAGGACGACGTCAAGGAAGTGGCCACTGGCTTCGAATGTGGTGTCGGCACCGATCGGTTCGCCAACTGGGAAGAGGGGGATCGCATTGAGGCCTTCAAGATGGTCACCCAACGCCGCAAACTCACCACCTGACCCCGCAAGCGACCGTGCAGCCCCGCAGCGAGCCCCTGCTCTGGCTTCAGTGCCTGGCCCTTGGAGCCATCCCCCTGGAGCTGCTGCTGATCCGCCTGGTTCTGGCTGGTGCGGATCCAGGCCCTGTGCCCGGTGTGGAGCGAGTTCTGATCTGGGGCGTCGGGGTCTTGGCGCCAGCCGTCGCCTTGTGGCGACGACCCGCCGACTGGGGGTCCCTGCTGCTGGTGCGTCAACCGCTGGCCAGCCGCAGCAGTGATCAACTCCGCATCAGTGCATCGCATGGCGCCCTGAGGAGCCGCCTGGCCGTGGTGATGGCCGCTGTCATCCTGCTGCCTGTCCTCTGGTGGCTGGACGATTCAGCAGTGCTCGCGAGTGAGTTTTCCCCGGTATCGGGTCAGTCTCGACTGGCCACCCTGCTGCTGGTCAGCCCATTGCTGGCCTTAATGGTCTGGCAGGTGCAACAGATGGTTCAAGCAGCAGCACTGCTGCTGCTGGGATCAACAGCACCGGTTGCCAGCACCGATGCAAGCTTTCGTGCTGACGCTGTGGCAACGCAGCGCACGAGCCTTGGCCTGCAACTGCTCAACCTCCCGAGCCTGGAGTGGCCGGAGCCTGCTGAGAAGCCGAGCAATCAGGGGGCCGATGGGGCCATGTCTGTGGAAGACAGCGAGCCGGAGACAGACGACAGCACTGAGAAAGACAGCACTGAAGACGTCAACGCTGCCGATATCAGCTCTGACAACGAAGAGCCAGACGACGAAACTTCAGCTCTCAAACTGACGACAGCTGAGGAGTCTGATGACACTGAAGAGACGGCTCCAACAAGCGATCAAGACGCCGATGAAGCCATCGGCATGGAAGACAGCGAGCCGGAGACAGACGACAGCACTGAGAAAGACAGCACTGAAGACGTCAACGCTGCCGATATCAGCTCTGACAACGAAGAGCCAGACGACGAAACTTCAGCACTCAAACTGACGACGGCTGAGGAGTCTGACGAGACTGAGCCCGAAGCCTCTATTGAACCCGTCGAACCTCCGGCTCAGGTTGAGGAGCCTGAAGACATCGGTGCAAATGTCGCCGATGAATCAACCTTCGCCGCTTCCGGCTCTGTTCCGGTCGAACCAGAGCAGAGCGGAGAAGAGCAGGAGAGCACCGCCCTGGATACCGAAATCAGCCAGATCGACAGTGTCGCCGGCGGAAGCACGGAAGGCCATCGTGAACAGGCCGAGGCCAGCGGAAGCGAAGAGAGCGAACCAGACGAGCCGTCTGAGCCCACGCCAGGGGGTCTGTGACTCTTTGAGCAACCGCTCCCTCAAGGCGGGATCCAGGCTGGATTTGGAGCGCTGATTATCGGACAAACATCCAAGACGGATTCAGAGCAAATGTTAAATTGCTGGTGACGCCGATGTAGCTCAGCCGGTAGAGCAACGCTTTCGTAAAGCGTGGGTCGCCTGTTCAAGTCAGGTCATCGGCTTTCGATCAAAATGGATGCATGAATGCATCCAATCGTTCGTTACGACGACCAATCCAGCATCTGGAATCTCCCAATGCTGAGATGTGGATGGGATTGATTGATGGCATCTATGCCATTGCAATGACTCTGATCGCGATTGAATTACCAGAGCTCGCATCCCAACTCATCGGCACCATTGATCAACAAGTTGAACCCACAACAATCGGTGGGCTGCTGATCTATGAGCTCATTGCATATACAGCCACATTTTTAATTCTCTATGAATTGTGGTCATTCCACAAATCCATTCTCAAGCTCTCCGGGATCAGGCACACCCTCCAGAATCTGACCAACGGCCTGATTCTGGCGTTGACCTGCCTCGGCGCGGGCAACATTATTTTGATCCTCAAGGCCAAAACAGAACTCGCCACCGAGGAAATCAACGCCGGCATCAGTCAGGCCACGATTCTCAAGAACTGGATCAACCATGGAACAGCAACAAGCATTTGCATGTTGCTGATGATTGCCAGCATGTTTGGCTTGATGTCTCTTCTCGCAAGAACAAAAGCGAACCCAAAAGAGAGCTCCAGCCTGAAAGCGTTGGAACGAATCACGAGAGTCAAAGCATTCTTATTCCTTCTGTTCCCCCTCAACTGGCTTCCCATGTTGTTTGGCAGTCAAACTCCCCTCGCTCCCATCGCACTCGTGATTCTGGCTTACATCGCATTGAGCCACATCAATGGAGCCAAGCTCAGGAATCGCTTCGATGAAACCTTCAAGGGCTCTTCCTAACTAGAAACGAGGCGAACAAAGCTGTTTCAACTCAACGATCTCACACAAGGCAGCACCCCTTGTCATGCGCCCTTGAAGAAGGTCGTTCCAGGGAATCATCCAATGACGTGGAGCAACACCAGCCAAAACGTCTTGAGCTTCATGATTGCGCAACACCAGCACCTTGCGAGAACTCAAGCTCAAATTCTTTCTCAGCCAAGGCGTCATGATCACCTCCTCCAATAAACGCTGATAGGAACCATCTGAGATCGCCTGTTCAAAGCCCCGACGAATGGCCTCCGCCAAAGGTTTGTTGCTCGGAGACACATAGAAATACCCAGCAAAGGGATAGGCCAGCAAGAGATGGGGATCGAGCAGCGTTTGAGGGGCCGTGCGCTGCACGATGACCTCTTCAGCAGCCAATTCAGCGAGACCACGGGGAAACAGCTGAACACGATTGTTGTCCACAAGTCGGAAAAAACTCTCTGATCGCGCCGTGTAGGTGCGCAGACCAGCCGCATCAAAAACATCAACATCACTCCAACCCAAGCCCTGCAGCAGCGTGAAACGACGCAAATCACCGACGCGATCAACCGTTTTGAGATCAGGCAGAGCCGCCTGATTGGTCCAGCCAACTCGCAACCCCAACAGACCACCCGTGACGGGGATCTCGATCGGACGCAACCGTTGGTGCAAGTCGCGGCCAGCGCCGTACACCCCGACCGAGAGCCGATGGGGATTGCCGCCAACCTGATCACGGCCTGCGGCAAGTGCAGCGATGGCCTCATCCTGCGGTTGAACAACAGCACTCAGCCCCATGACATGGGGCTGACCACTGCGTTCCATCACCAGCTTCAACAGCCGATAACGAAAGTCAGACGCGTCTTGGCCGGGCCTTCGATCCAGCACAACAGCGAGCGTTCCTTCAGGAAGCTCGGCGACTTCATCGGCCGTCAACACATCGCGGTCGTCGATGTTGAGCCGCCGATGCGTCAGCTTCGGCTGAAGCATCAACGCCCCCACCAACAGGACCAAAAGCGTGATCAGGGTTGTCGCCACAGCCCACGAGCCCAAGGACTGCTGGCGTCCGGCATCAGGAGGCCTCAGTTGGGTCATGGAATGATCTAGTACACGCCAATCAAGGTCATGGCGACATAGCTGGGCAACAACAACACCCGCAAAACTGTTGAGAGACGATTATTCACTTTGAGCAGGTGGACATCAATCAGCTCATCAGCAGCCACCACATTCAAAATTCCCAGAAAAACAATCAGCTGCAAATTCCCGATGAAGCCCGCCATGGCCGTCACCGGTAATTTCCCAGCAATGAACACAAAATTCCCCCCCGCTGACACCACTGCAGCGAGGATGAGATCGTCCCGGCTGTGGGTGATCAACAGGCTCATGATGCAGAGACCAACCGCGAGCATGTAACCCAGAAAATCGGGGGCCACGTACAGCAAACTGTGCCGCTGAATCGGCACATCCAGCGACACGGCCGGTTGACGACGGATCACTTCTCCAGCCGCGAGGGGACGACCCAAATCACTCATCAGGCTCACGCTTGAGGCATAGGCACCGGCCGACTTCAAGGTCCAGCCAGGCAGCAGCAACCCAGGTGAGACCATCACAGCCTCTTGATCCACCACATTCAGGTTCACGGTTTGAAGTGGATCCGCCAAACCGATCTGGATGTGCAAAATCTGATCATCAAAGGGATATCGCTGAAGCCGCCAGCGCTTCACCACCGCTGAACGCACCCGATAGAGATTCCAGGAGCCTGTGGCCGTCTTTTCATGGCTCACCCGCTCAAACCGTTGGATATCGCCGTCGTAAATCCCATTCAGGATCATCAGGTTGTCGCTCGGATCCGACTGAGCATCCCCTGCCCATTCCGTCCAAAGCAGCATCTCCACAGAGAACTGGTCCTGCAGGAGATCGATGTTGTTGATGTTGGTGATGTAGGCACCAACCCGAAGCGGCGGGCCCTCCGGCTCCATCACCTTGGCCG comes from the Synechococcus sp. A15-62 genome and includes:
- a CDS encoding TMEM175 family protein, with the translated sequence MNASNRSLRRPIQHLESPNAEMWMGLIDGIYAIAMTLIAIELPELASQLIGTIDQQVEPTTIGGLLIYELIAYTATFLILYELWSFHKSILKLSGIRHTLQNLTNGLILALTCLGAGNIILILKAKTELATEEINAGISQATILKNWINHGTATSICMLLMIASMFGLMSLLARTKANPKESSSLKALERITRVKAFLFLLFPLNWLPMLFGSQTPLAPIALVILAYIALSHINGAKLRNRFDETFKGSS
- a CDS encoding DUF3493 domain-containing protein — protein: MSDNQRSKSSLDPALRERLLKESQTPWRGLRRLVWFALFASAGLGLFTMAFRASAGDTVDLADFGIQGGALLLFSALLWFDRNRAGSGEG